One Paroedura picta isolate Pp20150507F chromosome 3, Ppicta_v3.0, whole genome shotgun sequence genomic window carries:
- the LOC143833494 gene encoding uncharacterized protein LOC143833494 isoform X4, giving the protein MTEGWVDCPSLGPGWQRREVLRKNGTRPGHSDTYYVSPRGEKIRSRVELTRLLGCSRDLTDFDFKKGIFVEPGAEPAPSVPPATESHRKVKKGSKRRLPSLPEAAPPLKKPPDLQESEPPPDQKPPELELEMPIEPPASTPAQQPEPLAPADPLPPKPHKRRRRKHPPPILAEGKVGDATMLEITPEESIACCASCQGQFPGVMLPSQRRCRWLCPDCRAQRRDFNREQRYYKQVGCGVCQACQMSQDCGICRVCVVRAKSPELRIGIKCLLRRCLKIVKKGLECGMCQACKITEDCGNCHICVRRQKPGMKRQWKCLKRRCLKRKKKIPPKKDGYTSKKLVVEASPPKDASTSARQQLKRPASATDGPPPKAQRAPRRRRKKLSAAPPVPTKWKPTMERDPGGVPAVRRRQKKQLGTGKEQKKAGRPPKHPTAKLKNSVHTTKSRRNRKCGDCEACQLKTDCGRCDFCRDKPKFGGGNLKRQKCRWRQCLHFAMKRLLPEEWSSPEAEGAAAAGWKVRRRRNAFGGRSRKPARIKQVGRRGAKGRGQKRRAKASFQPEAEELPSVSKPIDLSKVPNRDISDQQPLKLKEEAKEAKELSQNYVKDLRIVPQPAKEKLQIPQPVKEEPEVPCQPTPPTQVPVKESDTRLPAVNLLLATSPRIKQDRTEPGGDHRPLSDSPVLAGLPQSKGPRETQGSEVVVLDDEEDDEVEQLQPIRPPVIMEIYSLGGVQPLGQLDSVLREFLAELNEIPLPAHWEVLPLLGGPDLRLVQRSKHSTMSAAVIHIRPGLFFHVVMRNLLVPPEHELYAKHPARLTTVDEVVDLICDLEAYRLCLGWPAGWHAGERSQACDVLVHSGCCPQCRLNPWPSGSGTR; this is encoded by the exons CCCGCGCCATCCGTTCCACCCGCTACAGAAAGCCATCGGAAG GTCAAAAAGGGTAGCAAGAGGCGACTTCCTTCTCTGCCAGAAGCCGCCCCTCCGCTCAAGAAGCCACCTGACCTGCAGGAATCTGAGCCACCTCCGGACCAGAAGCCTCCAGAGCTAGAGCTGGAGATGCCGattgagccccctgccagtactCCAGCCCAGCAGCCAGAGCCTCTGGCTCCCGCGGATCCGTTACCCCCCAAACCCCACAAACGACGGCGTCGGAAACACCCTCCCCCAATCCTTGCCGAGGGCAAAGTGGGAGATGCCACCATGCTAGAAATCACCCCCGAGGAATCTATTGC GTGCTGCGCCAGCTGTCAAGGCCAGTTCCCAGGAGTGATGCTTCCATCCCAGAGGCGCTGCCGTTGGCTCTGCCCCGACTGCAGAG CTCAGAGAAGAGACTTCAACCGGGAGCAGAGATATTACAAG CAAGTTGGCTGTGGGGTGTGCCAAGCCTGCCAGATGTCTCAGGACTGCGGCATCTGCAGAGTGTGTGTCGTGCGAGCCAAGAGCCCCGAGCTCCGCATTGGCATCAAATGCCTGCTGCGACGATGCCTGAAGATTGTCAAAAAG GGTCTCGAATGTGGTATGTGTCAGGCCTGCAAAATCACCGAGGACTGCGGGAACTGTCACATCTGCGTGCGGCGGCAGAAGCCGGGCATGAAGCGCCAGTGGAAATGTCTGAAGCGCCGCTGCCTCAAACGCAAG AAAAAAATCCCTCCCAAGAAGGACGGCTACACCTCCAAGAAGCTTGTGGTG GAAGCGTCCCCACCAAAGGATGCCTCCACGTCAGCACGACAACAGCTGAAGCGGCCTGCGTCAGCAACA GACGGGCCCCCTCCCAAGGCCCAGAGGGCCCCCAGGCGCCGCCGCAAGAAGCTGTCCGCAGCACCACCGGTGCCCACA AAATGGAAGCCTACCATGGAACGGGATCCTGGAGGCGTCCCCGCAGTACGGCGTAGG CAGAAGAAGCAGTTGGGTACAGGGAAAGAGCAGAAGAAGGCTGGCCGTCCACCCAAGCATCCCACAGCCAAGCTCAAGAACAGTGTG CACACCACGAAGAGCCGACGGAACCGGAAGTGCGGCGACTGTGAAGCCTGCCAGCTGAAAACCGACTGCGGCCGCTGCGACTTCTGCCGGGACAAGCCCAAGTTCGGCGGGGGTAACCTCAAGCGCCAGAAGTGCCGCTGGAGACAGTGCCTCCATTTTGCGATG aAGCGGCTGCTTCCCGAGGAGTGGAGCAGCCcagaggcggagggggcggcagCAGCGGGATGGAaggtcaggaggaggaggaacgcCTTCGGCGGCCGCAGCCGCAAGCCGGCCAGGATCAAGCAGGTGGGGCGGCGGGGAGCCAAGGGGCGTGGCCAGAAGCGCCGGGCAAAAGCCAGCTTCCAGCCAGAG GCCGAGGAGCTGCCGTCCGTCAGCAAGCCGATCGATCTGTCCAAGGTGCCAAACCGAGATATTTCTGACCAACAACCACTGAAGCTAAAGGAGGAGGCAAAGGAGGCAAAGGAGTTGTCTCAAAACTACGTGAAGGACCTCCGCATCGTACCACAGCCAGCCAAGGAGAAGCTGCAGATACCACAGCCAGTCAAAGAGGAGCCAGAAGTCCCctgccaacccaccccacccactcagGTCCCGGTGAAG GAATCAGATACCAGGTTACCTGCTGTTAACCTCCTCCTTGCTACATCTCCCAGGATCAAGCAAGATCGCACAGAACCGGGTGGGGACCATCGCCCGTTGAGTGATTCACCG GTGTTGGCGGGGCTGCCCCAGTCTAAGGGCCCCAGGGAGACGCAAGGCAGCGAGGTGGTCGTGCTGGATGACGAAGAGGACGACGAAGTGGAGCAGCTGCAACCGATACGCCCCCCGGTG ATAATGGAGATCTACAGTCTGGGCGGCGTGCAGCCCCTGGGCCAGCTGGACAGCGTCCTGCGCGAGTTCCTGGCCGAACTGAACGAGATCCCGCTCCCCGctcactgggaggtgctgccccTGCTGGGCGGCCCAGACCTGCGCCTGGTGCAGCGCTCGAAACATTCCACCATGTCGGCGGCGGTCATCCACATCCGCCCAGGCCTCTTCTTCCACGTGGTGATGCGGAACCTCCTCGTGCCCCCCGAACACGAACTCTACGCCAAGCACCCCGCCCGCCTCACCACGGTCGACGAAGTGGTGGATCTGATCTGCGACCTGGAGGCCTACCGGCTGTGCCTTGGCTGGCCGGCAGGCTGGCACGCCGGCGAACGCTCCCAGGCCTGCGACGTCCTGGTGCATTCGGGCTGCTGCCCGCAGTGCCGGCTGAACCCCTGGCCGTCAGGGAGCGGGACCCGCTGA
- the LOC143833494 gene encoding uncharacterized protein LOC143833494 isoform X3: MTEGWVDCPSLGPGWQRREVLRKNGTRPGHSDTYYVSPRGEKIRSRVELTRLLGCSRDLTDFDFKKGIFVEPGAEVKKGSKRRLPSLPEAAPPLKKPPDLQESEPPPDQKPPELELEMPIEPPASTPAQQPEPLAPADPLPPKPHKRRRRKHPPPILAEGKVGDATMLEITPEESIACCASCQGQFPGVMLPSQRRCRWLCPDCRAQRRDFNREQRYYKQVGCGVCQACQMSQDCGICRVCVVRAKSPELRIGIKCLLRRCLKIVKKGLECGMCQACKITEDCGNCHICVRRQKPGMKRQWKCLKRRCLKRKKKIPPKKDGYTSKKLVVEASPPKDASTSARQQLKRPASATDGPPPKAQRAPRRRRKKLSAAPPVPTDGPPPKAQLAPGCRRRRRSATTKWKPTMERDPGGVPAVRRRQKKQLGTGKEQKKAGRPPKHPTAKLKNSVHTTKSRRNRKCGDCEACQLKTDCGRCDFCRDKPKFGGGNLKRQKCRWRQCLHFAMKRLLPEEWSSPEAEGAAAAGWKVRRRRNAFGGRSRKPARIKQVGRRGAKGRGQKRRAKASFQPEAEELPSVSKPIDLSKVPNRDISDQQPLKLKEEAKEAKELSQNYVKDLRIVPQPAKEKLQIPQPVKEEPEVPCQPTPPTQVPVKESDTRLPAVNLLLATSPRIKQDRTEPGGDHRPLSDSPVLAGLPQSKGPRETQGSEVVVLDDEEDDEVEQLQPIRPPVIMEIYSLGGVQPLGQLDSVLREFLAELNEIPLPAHWEVLPLLGGPDLRLVQRSKHSTMSAAVIHIRPGLFFHVVMRNLLVPPEHELYAKHPARLTTVDEVVDLICDLEAYRLCLGWPAGWHAGERSQACDVLVHSGCCPQCRLNPWPSGSGTR, translated from the exons GTCAAAAAGGGTAGCAAGAGGCGACTTCCTTCTCTGCCAGAAGCCGCCCCTCCGCTCAAGAAGCCACCTGACCTGCAGGAATCTGAGCCACCTCCGGACCAGAAGCCTCCAGAGCTAGAGCTGGAGATGCCGattgagccccctgccagtactCCAGCCCAGCAGCCAGAGCCTCTGGCTCCCGCGGATCCGTTACCCCCCAAACCCCACAAACGACGGCGTCGGAAACACCCTCCCCCAATCCTTGCCGAGGGCAAAGTGGGAGATGCCACCATGCTAGAAATCACCCCCGAGGAATCTATTGC GTGCTGCGCCAGCTGTCAAGGCCAGTTCCCAGGAGTGATGCTTCCATCCCAGAGGCGCTGCCGTTGGCTCTGCCCCGACTGCAGAG CTCAGAGAAGAGACTTCAACCGGGAGCAGAGATATTACAAG CAAGTTGGCTGTGGGGTGTGCCAAGCCTGCCAGATGTCTCAGGACTGCGGCATCTGCAGAGTGTGTGTCGTGCGAGCCAAGAGCCCCGAGCTCCGCATTGGCATCAAATGCCTGCTGCGACGATGCCTGAAGATTGTCAAAAAG GGTCTCGAATGTGGTATGTGTCAGGCCTGCAAAATCACCGAGGACTGCGGGAACTGTCACATCTGCGTGCGGCGGCAGAAGCCGGGCATGAAGCGCCAGTGGAAATGTCTGAAGCGCCGCTGCCTCAAACGCAAG AAAAAAATCCCTCCCAAGAAGGACGGCTACACCTCCAAGAAGCTTGTGGTG GAAGCGTCCCCACCAAAGGATGCCTCCACGTCAGCACGACAACAGCTGAAGCGGCCTGCGTCAGCAACA GACGGGCCCCCTCCCAAGGCCCAGAGGGCCCCCAGGCGCCGCCGCAAGAAGCTGTCCGCAGCACCACCGGTGCCCACA GATGGGCCCCCTCCCAAGGCTCAGCTGGCCCCAGGCTGCCGACGTCGGAGGCGTTCTGCCACCACT AAATGGAAGCCTACCATGGAACGGGATCCTGGAGGCGTCCCCGCAGTACGGCGTAGG CAGAAGAAGCAGTTGGGTACAGGGAAAGAGCAGAAGAAGGCTGGCCGTCCACCCAAGCATCCCACAGCCAAGCTCAAGAACAGTGTG CACACCACGAAGAGCCGACGGAACCGGAAGTGCGGCGACTGTGAAGCCTGCCAGCTGAAAACCGACTGCGGCCGCTGCGACTTCTGCCGGGACAAGCCCAAGTTCGGCGGGGGTAACCTCAAGCGCCAGAAGTGCCGCTGGAGACAGTGCCTCCATTTTGCGATG aAGCGGCTGCTTCCCGAGGAGTGGAGCAGCCcagaggcggagggggcggcagCAGCGGGATGGAaggtcaggaggaggaggaacgcCTTCGGCGGCCGCAGCCGCAAGCCGGCCAGGATCAAGCAGGTGGGGCGGCGGGGAGCCAAGGGGCGTGGCCAGAAGCGCCGGGCAAAAGCCAGCTTCCAGCCAGAG GCCGAGGAGCTGCCGTCCGTCAGCAAGCCGATCGATCTGTCCAAGGTGCCAAACCGAGATATTTCTGACCAACAACCACTGAAGCTAAAGGAGGAGGCAAAGGAGGCAAAGGAGTTGTCTCAAAACTACGTGAAGGACCTCCGCATCGTACCACAGCCAGCCAAGGAGAAGCTGCAGATACCACAGCCAGTCAAAGAGGAGCCAGAAGTCCCctgccaacccaccccacccactcagGTCCCGGTGAAG GAATCAGATACCAGGTTACCTGCTGTTAACCTCCTCCTTGCTACATCTCCCAGGATCAAGCAAGATCGCACAGAACCGGGTGGGGACCATCGCCCGTTGAGTGATTCACCG GTGTTGGCGGGGCTGCCCCAGTCTAAGGGCCCCAGGGAGACGCAAGGCAGCGAGGTGGTCGTGCTGGATGACGAAGAGGACGACGAAGTGGAGCAGCTGCAACCGATACGCCCCCCGGTG ATAATGGAGATCTACAGTCTGGGCGGCGTGCAGCCCCTGGGCCAGCTGGACAGCGTCCTGCGCGAGTTCCTGGCCGAACTGAACGAGATCCCGCTCCCCGctcactgggaggtgctgccccTGCTGGGCGGCCCAGACCTGCGCCTGGTGCAGCGCTCGAAACATTCCACCATGTCGGCGGCGGTCATCCACATCCGCCCAGGCCTCTTCTTCCACGTGGTGATGCGGAACCTCCTCGTGCCCCCCGAACACGAACTCTACGCCAAGCACCCCGCCCGCCTCACCACGGTCGACGAAGTGGTGGATCTGATCTGCGACCTGGAGGCCTACCGGCTGTGCCTTGGCTGGCCGGCAGGCTGGCACGCCGGCGAACGCTCCCAGGCCTGCGACGTCCTGGTGCATTCGGGCTGCTGCCCGCAGTGCCGGCTGAACCCCTGGCCGTCAGGGAGCGGGACCCGCTGA
- the LOC143833494 gene encoding uncharacterized protein LOC143833494 isoform X1, translating into MTEGWVDCPSLGPGWQRREVLRKNGTRPGHSDTYYVSPRGEKIRSRVELTRLLGCSRDLTDFDFKKGIFVEPGAEPAPSVPPATESHRKVKKGSKRRLPSLPEAAPPLKKPPDLQESEPPPDQKPPELELEMPIEPPASTPAQQPEPLAPADPLPPKPHKRRRRKHPPPILAEGKVGDATMLEITPEESIACCASCQGQFPGVMLPSQRRCRWLCPDCRAQRRDFNREQRYYKQVGCGVCQACQMSQDCGICRVCVVRAKSPELRIGIKCLLRRCLKIVKKGLECGMCQACKITEDCGNCHICVRRQKPGMKRQWKCLKRRCLKRKKKIPPKKDGYTSKKLVVEASPPKDASTSARQQLKRPASATDGPPPKAQRAPRRRRKKLSAAPPVPTDGPPPKAQLAPGCRRRRRSATTKWKPTMERDPGGVPAVRRRQKKQLGTGKEQKKAGRPPKHPTAKLKNSVHTTKSRRNRKCGDCEACQLKTDCGRCDFCRDKPKFGGGNLKRQKCRWRQCLHFAMKRLLPEEWSSPEAEGAAAAGWKVRRRRNAFGGRSRKPARIKQVGRRGAKGRGQKRRAKASFQPEAEELPSVSKPIDLSKVPNRDISDQQPLKLKEEAKEAKELSQNYVKDLRIVPQPAKEKLQIPQPVKEEPEVPCQPTPPTQVPVKESDTRLPAVNLLLATSPRIKQDRTEPGGDHRPLSDSPVLAGLPQSKGPRETQGSEVVVLDDEEDDEVEQLQPIRPPVIMEIYSLGGVQPLGQLDSVLREFLAELNEIPLPAHWEVLPLLGGPDLRLVQRSKHSTMSAAVIHIRPGLFFHVVMRNLLVPPEHELYAKHPARLTTVDEVVDLICDLEAYRLCLGWPAGWHAGERSQACDVLVHSGCCPQCRLNPWPSGSGTR; encoded by the exons CCCGCGCCATCCGTTCCACCCGCTACAGAAAGCCATCGGAAG GTCAAAAAGGGTAGCAAGAGGCGACTTCCTTCTCTGCCAGAAGCCGCCCCTCCGCTCAAGAAGCCACCTGACCTGCAGGAATCTGAGCCACCTCCGGACCAGAAGCCTCCAGAGCTAGAGCTGGAGATGCCGattgagccccctgccagtactCCAGCCCAGCAGCCAGAGCCTCTGGCTCCCGCGGATCCGTTACCCCCCAAACCCCACAAACGACGGCGTCGGAAACACCCTCCCCCAATCCTTGCCGAGGGCAAAGTGGGAGATGCCACCATGCTAGAAATCACCCCCGAGGAATCTATTGC GTGCTGCGCCAGCTGTCAAGGCCAGTTCCCAGGAGTGATGCTTCCATCCCAGAGGCGCTGCCGTTGGCTCTGCCCCGACTGCAGAG CTCAGAGAAGAGACTTCAACCGGGAGCAGAGATATTACAAG CAAGTTGGCTGTGGGGTGTGCCAAGCCTGCCAGATGTCTCAGGACTGCGGCATCTGCAGAGTGTGTGTCGTGCGAGCCAAGAGCCCCGAGCTCCGCATTGGCATCAAATGCCTGCTGCGACGATGCCTGAAGATTGTCAAAAAG GGTCTCGAATGTGGTATGTGTCAGGCCTGCAAAATCACCGAGGACTGCGGGAACTGTCACATCTGCGTGCGGCGGCAGAAGCCGGGCATGAAGCGCCAGTGGAAATGTCTGAAGCGCCGCTGCCTCAAACGCAAG AAAAAAATCCCTCCCAAGAAGGACGGCTACACCTCCAAGAAGCTTGTGGTG GAAGCGTCCCCACCAAAGGATGCCTCCACGTCAGCACGACAACAGCTGAAGCGGCCTGCGTCAGCAACA GACGGGCCCCCTCCCAAGGCCCAGAGGGCCCCCAGGCGCCGCCGCAAGAAGCTGTCCGCAGCACCACCGGTGCCCACA GATGGGCCCCCTCCCAAGGCTCAGCTGGCCCCAGGCTGCCGACGTCGGAGGCGTTCTGCCACCACT AAATGGAAGCCTACCATGGAACGGGATCCTGGAGGCGTCCCCGCAGTACGGCGTAGG CAGAAGAAGCAGTTGGGTACAGGGAAAGAGCAGAAGAAGGCTGGCCGTCCACCCAAGCATCCCACAGCCAAGCTCAAGAACAGTGTG CACACCACGAAGAGCCGACGGAACCGGAAGTGCGGCGACTGTGAAGCCTGCCAGCTGAAAACCGACTGCGGCCGCTGCGACTTCTGCCGGGACAAGCCCAAGTTCGGCGGGGGTAACCTCAAGCGCCAGAAGTGCCGCTGGAGACAGTGCCTCCATTTTGCGATG aAGCGGCTGCTTCCCGAGGAGTGGAGCAGCCcagaggcggagggggcggcagCAGCGGGATGGAaggtcaggaggaggaggaacgcCTTCGGCGGCCGCAGCCGCAAGCCGGCCAGGATCAAGCAGGTGGGGCGGCGGGGAGCCAAGGGGCGTGGCCAGAAGCGCCGGGCAAAAGCCAGCTTCCAGCCAGAG GCCGAGGAGCTGCCGTCCGTCAGCAAGCCGATCGATCTGTCCAAGGTGCCAAACCGAGATATTTCTGACCAACAACCACTGAAGCTAAAGGAGGAGGCAAAGGAGGCAAAGGAGTTGTCTCAAAACTACGTGAAGGACCTCCGCATCGTACCACAGCCAGCCAAGGAGAAGCTGCAGATACCACAGCCAGTCAAAGAGGAGCCAGAAGTCCCctgccaacccaccccacccactcagGTCCCGGTGAAG GAATCAGATACCAGGTTACCTGCTGTTAACCTCCTCCTTGCTACATCTCCCAGGATCAAGCAAGATCGCACAGAACCGGGTGGGGACCATCGCCCGTTGAGTGATTCACCG GTGTTGGCGGGGCTGCCCCAGTCTAAGGGCCCCAGGGAGACGCAAGGCAGCGAGGTGGTCGTGCTGGATGACGAAGAGGACGACGAAGTGGAGCAGCTGCAACCGATACGCCCCCCGGTG ATAATGGAGATCTACAGTCTGGGCGGCGTGCAGCCCCTGGGCCAGCTGGACAGCGTCCTGCGCGAGTTCCTGGCCGAACTGAACGAGATCCCGCTCCCCGctcactgggaggtgctgccccTGCTGGGCGGCCCAGACCTGCGCCTGGTGCAGCGCTCGAAACATTCCACCATGTCGGCGGCGGTCATCCACATCCGCCCAGGCCTCTTCTTCCACGTGGTGATGCGGAACCTCCTCGTGCCCCCCGAACACGAACTCTACGCCAAGCACCCCGCCCGCCTCACCACGGTCGACGAAGTGGTGGATCTGATCTGCGACCTGGAGGCCTACCGGCTGTGCCTTGGCTGGCCGGCAGGCTGGCACGCCGGCGAACGCTCCCAGGCCTGCGACGTCCTGGTGCATTCGGGCTGCTGCCCGCAGTGCCGGCTGAACCCCTGGCCGTCAGGGAGCGGGACCCGCTGA
- the LOC143833494 gene encoding uncharacterized protein LOC143833494 isoform X2, producing MTEGWVDCPSLGPGWQRREVLRKNGTRPGHSDTYYVSPRGEKIRSRVELTRLLGCSRDLTDFDFKKGIFVEPGAEPAPSVPPATESHRKVKKGSKRRLPSLPEAAPPLKKPPDLQESEPPPDQKPPELELEMPIEPPASTPAQQPEPLAPADPLPPKPHKRRRRKHPPPILAEGKVGDATMLEITPEESIACCASCQGQFPGVMLPSQRRCRWLCPDCRAQRRDFNREQRYYKQVGCGVCQACQMSQDCGICRVCVVRAKSPELRIGIKCLLRRCLKIVKKGLECGMCQACKITEDCGNCHICVRRQKPGMKRQWKCLKRRCLKRKKKIPPKKDGYTSKKLVVEASPPKDASTSARQQLKRPASATDGPPPKAQRAPRRRRKKLSAAPPVPTDGPPPKAQLAPGCRRRRRSATTKWKPTMERDPGGVPAVRRRKKQLGTGKEQKKAGRPPKHPTAKLKNSVHTTKSRRNRKCGDCEACQLKTDCGRCDFCRDKPKFGGGNLKRQKCRWRQCLHFAMKRLLPEEWSSPEAEGAAAAGWKVRRRRNAFGGRSRKPARIKQVGRRGAKGRGQKRRAKASFQPEAEELPSVSKPIDLSKVPNRDISDQQPLKLKEEAKEAKELSQNYVKDLRIVPQPAKEKLQIPQPVKEEPEVPCQPTPPTQVPVKESDTRLPAVNLLLATSPRIKQDRTEPGGDHRPLSDSPVLAGLPQSKGPRETQGSEVVVLDDEEDDEVEQLQPIRPPVIMEIYSLGGVQPLGQLDSVLREFLAELNEIPLPAHWEVLPLLGGPDLRLVQRSKHSTMSAAVIHIRPGLFFHVVMRNLLVPPEHELYAKHPARLTTVDEVVDLICDLEAYRLCLGWPAGWHAGERSQACDVLVHSGCCPQCRLNPWPSGSGTR from the exons CCCGCGCCATCCGTTCCACCCGCTACAGAAAGCCATCGGAAG GTCAAAAAGGGTAGCAAGAGGCGACTTCCTTCTCTGCCAGAAGCCGCCCCTCCGCTCAAGAAGCCACCTGACCTGCAGGAATCTGAGCCACCTCCGGACCAGAAGCCTCCAGAGCTAGAGCTGGAGATGCCGattgagccccctgccagtactCCAGCCCAGCAGCCAGAGCCTCTGGCTCCCGCGGATCCGTTACCCCCCAAACCCCACAAACGACGGCGTCGGAAACACCCTCCCCCAATCCTTGCCGAGGGCAAAGTGGGAGATGCCACCATGCTAGAAATCACCCCCGAGGAATCTATTGC GTGCTGCGCCAGCTGTCAAGGCCAGTTCCCAGGAGTGATGCTTCCATCCCAGAGGCGCTGCCGTTGGCTCTGCCCCGACTGCAGAG CTCAGAGAAGAGACTTCAACCGGGAGCAGAGATATTACAAG CAAGTTGGCTGTGGGGTGTGCCAAGCCTGCCAGATGTCTCAGGACTGCGGCATCTGCAGAGTGTGTGTCGTGCGAGCCAAGAGCCCCGAGCTCCGCATTGGCATCAAATGCCTGCTGCGACGATGCCTGAAGATTGTCAAAAAG GGTCTCGAATGTGGTATGTGTCAGGCCTGCAAAATCACCGAGGACTGCGGGAACTGTCACATCTGCGTGCGGCGGCAGAAGCCGGGCATGAAGCGCCAGTGGAAATGTCTGAAGCGCCGCTGCCTCAAACGCAAG AAAAAAATCCCTCCCAAGAAGGACGGCTACACCTCCAAGAAGCTTGTGGTG GAAGCGTCCCCACCAAAGGATGCCTCCACGTCAGCACGACAACAGCTGAAGCGGCCTGCGTCAGCAACA GACGGGCCCCCTCCCAAGGCCCAGAGGGCCCCCAGGCGCCGCCGCAAGAAGCTGTCCGCAGCACCACCGGTGCCCACA GATGGGCCCCCTCCCAAGGCTCAGCTGGCCCCAGGCTGCCGACGTCGGAGGCGTTCTGCCACCACT AAATGGAAGCCTACCATGGAACGGGATCCTGGAGGCGTCCCCGCAGTACGGCGTAGG AAGAAGCAGTTGGGTACAGGGAAAGAGCAGAAGAAGGCTGGCCGTCCACCCAAGCATCCCACAGCCAAGCTCAAGAACAGTGTG CACACCACGAAGAGCCGACGGAACCGGAAGTGCGGCGACTGTGAAGCCTGCCAGCTGAAAACCGACTGCGGCCGCTGCGACTTCTGCCGGGACAAGCCCAAGTTCGGCGGGGGTAACCTCAAGCGCCAGAAGTGCCGCTGGAGACAGTGCCTCCATTTTGCGATG aAGCGGCTGCTTCCCGAGGAGTGGAGCAGCCcagaggcggagggggcggcagCAGCGGGATGGAaggtcaggaggaggaggaacgcCTTCGGCGGCCGCAGCCGCAAGCCGGCCAGGATCAAGCAGGTGGGGCGGCGGGGAGCCAAGGGGCGTGGCCAGAAGCGCCGGGCAAAAGCCAGCTTCCAGCCAGAG GCCGAGGAGCTGCCGTCCGTCAGCAAGCCGATCGATCTGTCCAAGGTGCCAAACCGAGATATTTCTGACCAACAACCACTGAAGCTAAAGGAGGAGGCAAAGGAGGCAAAGGAGTTGTCTCAAAACTACGTGAAGGACCTCCGCATCGTACCACAGCCAGCCAAGGAGAAGCTGCAGATACCACAGCCAGTCAAAGAGGAGCCAGAAGTCCCctgccaacccaccccacccactcagGTCCCGGTGAAG GAATCAGATACCAGGTTACCTGCTGTTAACCTCCTCCTTGCTACATCTCCCAGGATCAAGCAAGATCGCACAGAACCGGGTGGGGACCATCGCCCGTTGAGTGATTCACCG GTGTTGGCGGGGCTGCCCCAGTCTAAGGGCCCCAGGGAGACGCAAGGCAGCGAGGTGGTCGTGCTGGATGACGAAGAGGACGACGAAGTGGAGCAGCTGCAACCGATACGCCCCCCGGTG ATAATGGAGATCTACAGTCTGGGCGGCGTGCAGCCCCTGGGCCAGCTGGACAGCGTCCTGCGCGAGTTCCTGGCCGAACTGAACGAGATCCCGCTCCCCGctcactgggaggtgctgccccTGCTGGGCGGCCCAGACCTGCGCCTGGTGCAGCGCTCGAAACATTCCACCATGTCGGCGGCGGTCATCCACATCCGCCCAGGCCTCTTCTTCCACGTGGTGATGCGGAACCTCCTCGTGCCCCCCGAACACGAACTCTACGCCAAGCACCCCGCCCGCCTCACCACGGTCGACGAAGTGGTGGATCTGATCTGCGACCTGGAGGCCTACCGGCTGTGCCTTGGCTGGCCGGCAGGCTGGCACGCCGGCGAACGCTCCCAGGCCTGCGACGTCCTGGTGCATTCGGGCTGCTGCCCGCAGTGCCGGCTGAACCCCTGGCCGTCAGGGAGCGGGACCCGCTGA